A genomic region of Bosea sp. 124 contains the following coding sequences:
- a CDS encoding DNA polymerase Y family protein: protein MVVFATQRNALRLVDGDQRAVALGLTRDLTLADARARIPSLLAIEAEPEADEAFLGRLAAFCDRFTPLVALDLPYGLMLDITGCAHLFGGEAALHEAIGRWMRAGGLEVRAAIAGTPEAAHALSRFGSGGIVPVGDDEARLRPLPVAALELSAETVIALSRAGLKTLADLADRSSAALSARFGEDLVVKLRRTLGREDARITPLRPPPACVVERHFAEPMLDSAGLEEVVARLIEEAARLLEQRGEGGRAFEISFFRSDGAVRRLMVETGRPSRDAKAILRLWRERIDTLADPLDPGFGFDAVRLAVPVCEPLDTHQPSLDGRAVEDEAVADLVDRLVARFGRDRVLRFVAQDTHHPVRAARALSAALSAALPASAAAWPVPEPHEPPTRPLQLFEPPQPVEAIAEVPDGPPIRFRWRRLIHDVARAEGPERIAPEWWRDGSSEPMRDYYRVEDAQGRRFWLFRIGFHEPERAPPRWFLHGLFA from the coding sequence GTGGTCGTCTTCGCCACGCAGCGCAACGCGCTGAGGCTCGTCGATGGCGACCAGCGCGCGGTCGCGCTCGGCCTGACGCGGGATTTGACGCTGGCGGATGCGCGCGCCCGGATTCCGTCCCTGCTGGCGATCGAGGCCGAGCCCGAGGCCGACGAAGCCTTCCTTGGCCGGCTCGCGGCTTTCTGCGACCGTTTCACGCCGCTGGTCGCGCTCGATTTGCCTTACGGGCTGATGCTCGACATCACCGGCTGTGCCCATCTCTTCGGCGGCGAGGCGGCGCTGCATGAGGCGATCGGCCGGTGGATGCGGGCAGGAGGCCTCGAGGTCCGCGCCGCCATCGCAGGGACGCCGGAAGCGGCACATGCGCTGTCGCGCTTCGGGAGCGGCGGCATCGTGCCGGTGGGGGATGACGAAGCCAGGCTGCGTCCGCTTCCGGTCGCGGCGCTGGAGCTCTCGGCGGAGACCGTGATCGCCCTGTCGCGAGCCGGGTTGAAGACGTTGGCCGATCTTGCGGATCGCTCATCCGCCGCCCTGTCTGCCCGCTTTGGCGAAGACCTGGTCGTGAAGCTGCGGCGCACGCTGGGGCGGGAGGATGCGCGCATCACGCCGCTGCGTCCGCCGCCGGCCTGCGTCGTCGAGCGCCATTTCGCCGAACCCATGCTCGACAGCGCCGGGCTGGAGGAGGTGGTGGCACGCCTGATCGAGGAGGCGGCCCGTCTACTGGAGCAGCGTGGCGAGGGCGGGCGCGCCTTCGAAATCAGCTTCTTTCGCAGTGATGGAGCGGTCAGGCGCCTCATGGTCGAGACCGGGCGACCCTCGCGCGATGCGAAAGCCATCCTGCGGCTCTGGCGCGAGCGCATCGACACGCTGGCCGATCCGCTCGATCCCGGCTTCGGCTTCGATGCGGTTCGGCTCGCCGTCCCGGTCTGCGAGCCGCTGGACACCCATCAACCGAGCCTCGACGGCCGCGCCGTCGAGGACGAGGCGGTGGCGGATCTCGTCGACCGGCTGGTCGCCCGCTTCGGCCGCGACAGGGTCCTGCGTTTCGTCGCGCAGGATACGCATCACCCGGTGCGCGCGGCCAGGGCCCTGTCGGCCGCGCTCTCGGCGGCGCTGCCGGCGTCGGCCGCCGCCTGGCCGGTGCCGGAGCCGCATGAGCCGCCGACGCGCCCGCTCCAGTTGTTCGAGCCGCCCCAGCCGGTGGAGGCCATCGCCGAGGTGCCGGACGGTCCGCCGATCCGCTTCCGCTGGCGCCGCCTGATCCATGACGTCGCTCGCGCCGAGGGGCCTGAGCGGATCGCGCCGGAATGGTGGCGCGACGGCTCCTCCGAGCCGATGCGCGATTATTACCGCGTGGAAGATGCGCAGGGGCGCCGCTTCTGGCTCTTCCGCATCGGCTTCCACGAGCCGGAACGGGCTCCGCCGCGCTGGTTCCTGCATGGGCTCTTCGCATGA
- a CDS encoding DUF1778 domain-containing protein, with translation MPQAFKTVTRAVNLRIREDVRDLIDHAARAHSKTRSEFMIDAARRAAEDTLLGQTLVRVDPETYAEFLTVLDQPPGGEGFERLMAAPRPWKG, from the coding sequence ATGCCGCAAGCATTCAAAACAGTGACACGCGCCGTGAATCTCCGGATACGCGAGGATGTTCGCGACCTGATCGACCACGCGGCGCGCGCCCACAGCAAGACGCGCTCCGAGTTCATGATCGACGCCGCCCGCCGCGCCGCCGAGGACACGCTCCTCGGCCAAACGCTCGTCCGTGTCGATCCGGAGACCTATGCCGAGTTCCTGACGGTACTGGACCAGCCACCCGGAGGCGAGGGCTTCGAGCGGCTCATGGCGGCGCCGCGGCCATGGAAGGGCTGA
- a CDS encoding GNAT family N-acetyltransferase — protein MEGLTLRAPAPLADRHLLDAFDSGAPALDDWLKRRARANQAGGASRIYVVAEETGRVVAYYALASGALASAVATGRLRRNMPDPIPMAIIGRLAVDRGFQGQGLGVAILRDAVLRTRQAAAILGIRGILVHALSEDAKRFYECHGFRAGSASPMTLVMSTADRP, from the coding sequence ATGGAAGGGCTGACGCTACGCGCACCCGCCCCGCTGGCGGACAGACATCTGCTGGATGCCTTCGATTCGGGCGCTCCGGCTCTCGACGACTGGCTGAAGCGGCGCGCGCGGGCCAATCAGGCCGGCGGTGCCTCCCGGATTTATGTCGTCGCCGAGGAGACAGGCCGGGTCGTAGCCTATTATGCCCTCGCCTCCGGAGCCCTCGCATCTGCCGTGGCGACCGGGCGGCTGAGGCGGAACATGCCCGATCCCATCCCCATGGCCATCATCGGACGGCTGGCCGTTGATCGCGGCTTCCAGGGGCAGGGACTTGGCGTCGCGATCCTGAGGGATGCAGTGCTCCGCACCCGTCAGGCCGCAGCGATCCTTGGAATCAGGGGCATCCTCGTTCATGCCTTGTCCGAGGATGCCAAGCGCTTCTATGAGTGCCACGGCTTCAGGGCCGGATCAGCGAGCCCGATGACACTGGTCATGAGCACCGCCGACCGGCCATGA
- a CDS encoding ABC transporter substrate-binding protein, which produces MLKRFVGTFIAGLAFTSLAQAQETTVKFTLGWKTQGSDAAFFVARDKGYYKAEGLNVVIDQGEGSGATVTRIMGGAYDAGFGDVNAIIQNAAAKPGEAPVMVYMIWNRPPFAISSKKTAGIAKPKDLEGKTLGGAQGTPTTRLLEVFARKNGVDMSKVKLSNMAPNLQEPLLIKGDIDGALIFNITGYFNLLLNRQDPDKDFNFLSFGDYGLDLYSNGLMVSQKLIRENPKAVAGLVRATNKAMMEIAKDQSIGMKGVMNFDNLVDEKIEKRRLQYSFTELMVSPELKEIGVGDTKDARMANAIGIIVEGYQLARTPKPEEIFSRAFLPPKAERELVYTAN; this is translated from the coding sequence ATGCTGAAAAGATTCGTAGGCACGTTCATCGCCGGCCTTGCTTTCACGAGCCTCGCCCAGGCCCAGGAGACCACGGTCAAGTTCACGTTGGGCTGGAAGACGCAAGGGTCGGACGCCGCCTTCTTCGTCGCCAGGGACAAGGGTTACTACAAGGCCGAGGGGCTGAATGTCGTCATCGACCAGGGCGAGGGCTCCGGTGCGACCGTCACCCGCATCATGGGCGGCGCCTATGACGCCGGCTTCGGCGACGTCAACGCGATCATCCAGAACGCCGCCGCCAAGCCGGGCGAGGCGCCGGTGATGGTCTACATGATCTGGAACCGCCCGCCCTTCGCCATCTCCAGCAAGAAGACGGCCGGCATCGCCAAACCCAAGGATCTCGAGGGCAAGACGCTGGGCGGCGCCCAGGGCACCCCGACCACCCGCCTGCTCGAGGTCTTCGCCCGCAAGAACGGTGTCGATATGAGCAAGGTCAAGCTCTCCAACATGGCGCCGAACCTGCAGGAGCCGCTGCTGATCAAGGGCGACATCGACGGCGCGCTGATCTTCAACATCACCGGCTATTTCAACCTGCTGCTCAACCGCCAGGACCCGGACAAGGACTTCAACTTCCTCAGCTTCGGCGATTATGGCCTCGATCTCTATTCGAATGGCCTGATGGTCTCGCAGAAGCTGATCAGGGAGAACCCGAAGGCCGTCGCTGGCCTCGTGCGCGCGACCAACAAGGCGATGATGGAGATCGCCAAGGATCAGTCCATCGGCATGAAGGGCGTGATGAACTTCGACAATCTCGTCGACGAGAAGATCGAGAAGCGACGCCTGCAATACTCCTTCACCGAGCTGATGGTCTCGCCCGAGCTGAAGGAGATCGGCGTCGGCGACACCAAGGACGCTCGCATGGCCAACGCCATCGGCATCATCGTCGAGGGCTATCAGCTCGCCCGCACGCCGAAGCCCGAGGAGATCTTCTCCCGCGCCTTCCTGCCGCCCAAGGCCGAGCGCGAGCTGGTCTATACGGCGAACTGA
- a CDS encoding ABC transporter permease, translated as MTHLAYRQKFWSAGLILLFFVGWEAFCLVSGMSDLILPRPSQIFVTLWQRMPILWPHILQTLATTMTGFVLGVALGVLLGAMIGVSRTAYDTVYPLLIGFSSIPKVAVVPIFVLWFGSGTVPAVLTSLSICFFPIVVNIATGLATTEPEMEDVLKALGASKLDILWNVGLPRTMPFFFASLKVAITYAFVGTVLAETVASNRGIGNVMMSASSNFNVPLVFAGLFILAGLGVALYAAFSLIEGRVTGWATRKNDLIAA; from the coding sequence ATGACCCATCTCGCCTACAGGCAGAAGTTCTGGTCGGCCGGGCTGATCCTGCTGTTCTTCGTCGGCTGGGAGGCGTTCTGCCTCGTGTCGGGCATGTCGGATTTGATCCTGCCACGCCCGAGTCAGATCTTCGTCACGCTCTGGCAGCGCATGCCGATCCTCTGGCCGCATATCCTGCAGACGCTGGCGACGACGATGACCGGCTTCGTGCTCGGCGTCGCGCTCGGCGTCCTGCTCGGCGCGATGATCGGCGTCTCGCGGACGGCTTATGACACGGTCTATCCGCTGCTGATCGGCTTCTCCTCGATCCCCAAGGTCGCGGTGGTGCCGATCTTCGTGCTCTGGTTCGGCTCCGGCACGGTGCCGGCGGTGCTGACCTCGCTTTCGATCTGCTTCTTCCCCATTGTCGTGAACATCGCGACGGGGCTTGCGACGACCGAGCCCGAGATGGAGGACGTGCTCAAGGCGCTCGGCGCCTCGAAGCTCGACATCCTCTGGAATGTCGGCCTGCCGCGGACCATGCCGTTCTTCTTCGCCTCGCTGAAGGTCGCGATCACCTATGCCTTCGTCGGCACGGTGCTGGCCGAGACTGTCGCCTCCAACCGCGGCATCGGCAATGTGATGATGTCGGCCTCGTCCAACTTCAACGTGCCGCTGGTCTTCGCCGGGCTCTTCATCCTCGCCGGCCTCGGCGTCGCGCTCTACGCCGCCTTCTCGCTGATCGAGGGCCGCGTCACCGGCTGGGCCACCCGCAAGAACGATCTCATCGCCGCCTGA
- a CDS encoding ABC transporter ATP-binding protein, whose protein sequence is MHPQPAVPSRPPAPHASAGAAPSALAIELSQACVTFGRGANSVPALAQTTLRIADGDFVALVGPSGCGKSTILRLVSGLVQPTSGVVIVGGREVAARALRVGMAFQNPTMLPWLTIERNIMLPLKIVEPFRSRFWQERKGAFRDKAHALLAQVGLKGFAGKYPWQLSGGMLQRANLCRALIHEPRLLLLDEPFGALDQFTREELWAIMQELWLAHRPTVLLVTHDLREAGYLASRICVMSARPGRIVDDSAVAFARPRSIAMTFEPDFVALNQRLRGLIVDARSVPAAEGSTP, encoded by the coding sequence ATGCATCCGCAGCCCGCCGTCCCCTCTCGCCCGCCGGCCCCGCATGCCTCGGCCGGGGCTGCGCCATCTGCCCTGGCGATCGAGCTGTCGCAGGCCTGCGTCACCTTCGGACGCGGAGCAAATTCGGTGCCGGCCTTGGCGCAGACCACGCTGCGGATCGCCGATGGCGACTTCGTCGCGCTGGTCGGCCCGTCCGGCTGCGGCAAGTCGACCATCCTGCGTCTCGTCAGCGGTCTGGTGCAGCCGACCTCCGGGGTGGTGATCGTCGGCGGGCGCGAGGTCGCGGCGCGGGCCCTGCGCGTCGGCATGGCCTTCCAGAACCCGACCATGCTGCCCTGGCTGACCATCGAGCGGAACATCATGCTGCCGCTGAAGATCGTCGAGCCGTTCCGCTCGCGCTTCTGGCAGGAGCGCAAGGGCGCCTTCCGCGACAAGGCGCATGCGCTGCTGGCACAGGTCGGCCTCAAGGGCTTCGCCGGCAAATATCCCTGGCAGCTTTCCGGCGGCATGCTCCAGCGCGCCAATCTCTGCCGGGCGTTGATCCACGAGCCGCGACTGCTGCTGCTCGACGAGCCTTTCGGCGCGCTTGACCAGTTCACCCGCGAGGAACTCTGGGCGATCATGCAGGAGCTCTGGCTGGCGCATCGCCCGACCGTGCTGCTGGTCACGCATGATCTGCGCGAGGCCGGCTATCTGGCCAGCCGCATCTGCGTGATGAGCGCGCGTCCCGGCCGCATCGTCGACGACAGCGCCGTCGCCTTCGCCCGCCCGCGCAGCATCGCCATGACCTTCGAGCCTGACTTCGTCGCGCTGAACCAGCGCCTGCGCGGCCTCATCGTCGATGCCCGCTCCGTGCCTGCTGCCGAGGGGAGCACCCCATGA
- a CDS encoding GntR family transcriptional regulator gives MAREENRGRNATDRVGTICRALRRAIIEQALEPGAKLPEDALGERFGVSRTIARHALGQLAAEGLVELRRNRIAVVATPSWQEARDAFDIRIELERLVVRQLAGRLSKSQVAQLHAHVDAEDGARNGPDAVSIRLATEFHILLANMTESPILIRYVSEIAYRCCLTLSLFTRPHSSECAINEHRLLIDALAGGDAETVMSLMHHHLDSVANRALVAQSRPRGRDIMDILAPYAEPPRPVLLAVPAPAAVVRGTRRKAAAGSA, from the coding sequence ATGGCGCGTGAGGAGAACCGGGGCCGCAATGCGACGGACCGGGTCGGGACGATCTGCCGCGCTCTGCGCCGGGCGATCATCGAGCAGGCGCTCGAGCCGGGCGCCAAGCTGCCGGAGGATGCGCTGGGCGAGCGCTTCGGCGTCAGCCGCACGATCGCGCGCCACGCGCTCGGGCAACTCGCGGCCGAGGGCCTGGTGGAGCTTCGCCGCAACCGCATCGCCGTCGTCGCGACGCCGAGCTGGCAGGAGGCGCGCGACGCCTTCGACATCCGCATCGAACTGGAACGGCTGGTCGTGCGGCAACTCGCCGGCCGCCTGAGCAAAAGCCAGGTCGCGCAGCTCCACGCCCATGTCGACGCCGAGGACGGGGCCCGCAACGGGCCCGATGCCGTCTCGATCCGGCTGGCGACCGAATTTCACATCCTGCTCGCGAACATGACCGAGAGCCCGATCCTGATCCGCTATGTCAGCGAGATCGCCTATCGCTGCTGCCTGACGCTGTCGCTGTTCACCCGTCCGCATTCGTCGGAATGCGCCATCAACGAGCACCGGCTGCTGATCGACGCGCTGGCGGGCGGCGACGCCGAGACCGTAATGTCGCTGATGCACCACCATCTCGATTCCGTCGCGAACCGCGCGCTCGTGGCCCAGTCGCGGCCGCGCGGGCGCGACATCATGGATATCCTCGCTCCCTATGCCGAACCGCCGCGGCCTGTGCTCTTGGCCGTGCCGGCTCCGGCCGCAGTCGTGAGAGGGACCCGCCGGAAGGCAGCCGCCGGCAGCGCCTGA
- a CDS encoding amidohydrolase family protein — protein MPDDNIFDLIFRQARLAGHERPVDIGVRRGRFAAIAPALTVDAPEIVVGGRAVLPGFVDTHVHLDKACLLGRCGHLHGGLREAIAAVSAMKRDFTVADVYARGAQVLELAIGKGTTRMRSHVEVDPRAGLRSFEALKALKRDYAWAMDLTICAFPQEGLTNDPGTEDLLVRAMRDGADALGGCPYTDTDPHAQIERLFALAERFDVDLDFHLDFDLDASWMHLDEVCRQTRMRGYGGRVAIGHVTKLSALPPEAFARAAERLAEAGVAVTVLPATDLYLMGREASHDVPRGLTPAHRLMAHGVTCSVATNNVLNPFTPFGDASLLRMANFYANVAQVGPEGFDGCIDLVTTLPARLMNLKDYGIAVGNPADLIVLDAATASEALAGIAEPVLGFKGGRQSFSRPAAALHAPEREAALTRAASL, from the coding sequence ATGCCAGACGACAACATCTTCGACCTGATCTTTCGCCAGGCCCGCCTCGCCGGCCATGAGCGCCCGGTCGATATCGGCGTCCGGCGCGGGCGTTTCGCGGCGATCGCGCCGGCTCTCACGGTGGATGCGCCGGAGATCGTCGTCGGTGGCCGCGCCGTGCTGCCGGGCTTCGTCGATACCCACGTCCATCTCGACAAGGCCTGCCTGCTCGGGCGCTGCGGCCATCTGCATGGCGGCCTGCGGGAGGCGATCGCCGCCGTCTCGGCGATGAAGCGCGATTTCACCGTAGCCGATGTCTATGCGCGCGGCGCACAGGTGCTGGAGCTCGCCATCGGCAAGGGCACCACCCGGATGCGCAGCCATGTCGAGGTCGATCCGCGCGCGGGCCTGCGCAGTTTCGAGGCGCTGAAGGCGCTGAAACGCGACTATGCCTGGGCGATGGATCTCACGATCTGCGCCTTCCCGCAGGAGGGGCTGACCAATGATCCGGGCACGGAAGACCTGCTGGTGCGGGCAATGCGCGACGGCGCCGACGCGCTCGGCGGCTGCCCCTATACCGATACCGACCCGCATGCACAGATCGAGCGGCTGTTCGCCCTGGCCGAGCGTTTCGACGTCGATCTCGACTTCCATCTCGATTTCGACCTCGACGCGAGCTGGATGCATCTCGACGAGGTCTGCCGGCAGACCCGGATGCGCGGCTATGGCGGGCGCGTCGCGATCGGCCATGTCACCAAGCTGTCGGCGCTCCCGCCCGAAGCCTTTGCGCGGGCGGCCGAGCGCCTGGCCGAGGCCGGTGTCGCGGTGACCGTGCTGCCTGCGACCGATCTCTATCTGATGGGCCGCGAGGCGAGCCATGACGTGCCGCGCGGCCTGACCCCGGCACATCGGCTGATGGCGCATGGCGTCACCTGCTCGGTCGCGACCAACAATGTGCTGAATCCGTTCACGCCCTTCGGCGATGCGTCGCTGCTGCGGATGGCCAATTTCTACGCCAATGTCGCCCAGGTCGGACCGGAGGGGTTCGACGGCTGCATCGATCTGGTGACGACGCTGCCGGCGCGGCTGATGAACCTGAAGGATTACGGCATCGCGGTCGGCAATCCGGCCGACCTGATCGTGCTGGACGCCGCGACGGCCAGCGAGGCGCTGGCCGGAATCGCCGAGCCGGTGCTCGGCTTCAAAGGTGGGCGGCAGAGCTTTTCACGCCCGGCGGCAGCGCTGCATGCGCCGGAGCGCGAGGCGGCGCTGACGCGCGCCGCTTCGCTGTAG
- a CDS encoding ABC transporter ATP-binding protein, with translation MLREFFAYYRPHRTLFLVDFGCAVISGLLELGFPMAVKAFVDLLLPRGDWPLILMAGAALLVIYAVNSGLMAVVTYWGHRLGINIETEMRRRAFDHLQKLSFRFYDEQKTGHLVARVTKDLEEIGEVAHHGPEDLFIAVMTFIGAFLLMLSVHPQLALMTALIVPLAGFVVARYGARMAQNWRSQFGRVGAFNARLEENIGGMRVVQAFANEAHERALFAGDNQRYRTTKLEAYGIMAASQAVNYLGMRMVQLAVMLAGTWYVVQGSLSVGGFVGFLLLVGVFYRPLDKIASVIETYPKGIAGFQRYQELLATEPDIADAADAIEAPPLKGDIRFGKVDFGYTKGRPVLAGIDLSIAAGETVAFVGPSGAGKTTLLSLLPRFYEIDAGSITVDGHDIRRLTLASLRRQIGIVQQDVFLFAGTIRENIAYGRLDATEDEIAEAARRARLETMIADLPAGLDTLIGERGVKLSGGQKQRLAIARIFLKNPPILILDEATSALDTETEAAIQQSLTELAEGRTTLVIAHRLATIRHADRIVVVTQAGIAEQGRHDELVRAGGPYQALHEAQVAPLRLAMGNAAE, from the coding sequence ATGCTGAGAGAGTTCTTCGCCTATTATCGCCCGCACCGGACGCTGTTCCTGGTCGATTTCGGCTGCGCCGTCATCTCGGGGCTGCTCGAACTCGGCTTCCCCATGGCCGTGAAGGCCTTCGTCGACCTGCTGCTGCCGCGCGGCGACTGGCCGCTGATCTTGATGGCGGGCGCTGCGCTTCTGGTGATCTACGCGGTCAATTCCGGCCTGATGGCGGTGGTCACCTATTGGGGCCATCGGCTCGGCATCAACATCGAGACGGAGATGCGCCGCCGCGCCTTCGACCATCTCCAGAAGCTCTCCTTCCGCTTCTACGACGAGCAGAAGACCGGCCATCTCGTCGCGCGCGTCACCAAGGATCTGGAGGAGATCGGCGAGGTCGCCCATCACGGCCCCGAGGATCTGTTCATCGCGGTGATGACCTTCATCGGCGCCTTCCTGCTGATGCTGAGCGTGCATCCGCAGCTCGCCCTGATGACGGCATTGATCGTACCGCTCGCCGGCTTCGTCGTGGCGCGCTACGGCGCCCGCATGGCGCAGAACTGGCGCAGCCAGTTCGGTCGGGTCGGCGCCTTCAACGCGAGGCTGGAGGAAAATATCGGCGGCATGCGGGTGGTCCAGGCCTTCGCCAACGAGGCCCATGAGCGCGCGCTCTTCGCCGGTGACAACCAGCGCTACCGCACGACCAAGCTCGAAGCCTACGGAATCATGGCGGCGAGCCAGGCGGTGAATTATCTCGGCATGCGGATGGTCCAGCTAGCGGTGATGCTGGCCGGCACCTGGTATGTCGTGCAGGGCAGCCTGAGCGTCGGCGGCTTCGTCGGCTTCCTGCTGCTGGTCGGCGTGTTCTATCGTCCGCTCGACAAGATCGCGAGCGTGATCGAGACCTATCCGAAGGGCATCGCCGGCTTCCAGCGCTATCAGGAATTGCTGGCGACGGAGCCCGACATAGCCGATGCAGCCGATGCGATCGAGGCACCGCCGCTAAAGGGCGACATCCGCTTCGGGAAGGTCGATTTCGGCTATACGAAGGGCCGGCCGGTCCTCGCCGGCATCGACCTCTCCATCGCGGCCGGCGAGACGGTTGCTTTTGTCGGGCCGTCGGGCGCCGGCAAGACGACGCTGCTCTCCTTGCTGCCGCGCTTCTACGAGATCGATGCCGGCAGCATCACCGTCGACGGCCATGATATCCGCAGGCTGACACTGGCCTCGCTGCGCCGCCAGATCGGCATCGTGCAGCAGGATGTCTTCCTCTTCGCCGGCACGATCCGCGAGAACATCGCCTATGGCCGTCTCGACGCCACCGAGGACGAGATCGCCGAGGCCGCGCGTCGCGCGCGTCTGGAGACGATGATCGCCGACCTGCCGGCCGGGCTCGACACCCTGATCGGCGAGCGCGGCGTCAAGCTCTCGGGCGGCCAGAAGCAGCGGCTCGCCATTGCCCGCATCTTCCTGAAGAACCCGCCGATCCTGATCCTCGACGAGGCCACCTCGGCGCTCGACACCGAGACGGAGGCCGCGATCCAGCAATCCCTGACCGAACTCGCCGAGGGGCGGACGACGCTTGTGATCGCGCATCGCCTCGCCACGATCCGCCATGCCGACCGTATCGTCGTGGTGACCCAGGCGGGGATCGCCGAGCAGGGACGTCATGACGAACTGGTGCGGGCCGGCGGCCCCTACCAGGCCCTGCACGAGGCGCAGGTCGCGCCGCTGCGGCTCGCCATGGGCAATGCGGCGGAGTGA
- a CDS encoding aspartate/glutamate racemase family protein has translation MTRRARILVINPNSNEVVTEGLRQAVLPLCYAEGPEIVCETLAEGPFGVETQEHADSVTIPLRRKIEAANDVDAFVIACYSDPGIHVAREGTTSPVFGIAESGVLTALARADRFGVIAIKSRSIPRHIRYLRQMGLMDRLAGERPLEMSVAETASGDRTLERMIAIGRELKEIDGAGAIVMGCAGMARHRRPLEQELGIPVIDPTQAAVAMAIGTIAVR, from the coding sequence ATGACCCGCCGCGCCCGTATCCTCGTGATCAATCCCAACTCCAACGAGGTCGTGACGGAGGGGCTGCGCCAGGCCGTGCTGCCGCTCTGCTATGCGGAAGGGCCGGAGATCGTCTGCGAGACGCTTGCCGAGGGCCCATTCGGCGTCGAGACGCAGGAGCATGCCGACAGTGTCACGATTCCCTTGCGGCGCAAGATCGAGGCGGCCAACGATGTCGATGCCTTCGTCATCGCCTGTTATTCCGACCCCGGCATTCACGTTGCGCGCGAAGGCACGACGAGCCCCGTCTTCGGCATCGCCGAGAGCGGCGTGCTGACGGCACTGGCCCGCGCCGACCGCTTCGGCGTCATCGCGATCAAGAGCCGCTCGATCCCGCGTCATATCCGCTATCTGCGCCAGATGGGCCTGATGGACCGGCTCGCCGGCGAGCGGCCGCTCGAGATGTCCGTCGCCGAGACCGCCTCGGGCGACCGCACGCTGGAGCGCATGATCGCGATCGGCCGCGAACTGAAGGAGATCGACGGTGCCGGTGCCATCGTCATGGGTTGCGCCGGGATGGCGCGCCATCGCCGGCCGTTGGAGCAGGAGCTCGGCATTCCCGTCATCGACCCGACCCAGGCCGCCGTGGCGATGGCGATCGGCACCATCGCGGTCAGGTGA
- a CDS encoding YARHG domain-containing protein, whose protein sequence is MRRALTMSMAALGLLAGSAAMPAPARAESCEDLWYARNEIYKAQGYCFRTRRGIEAFGNAGCQYDNAEDLPLSNSQRRTIAEIQREERARRCPR, encoded by the coding sequence ATGCGGCGCGCACTGACGATGAGCATGGCAGCGCTTGGGCTGCTGGCGGGCAGCGCCGCTATGCCGGCCCCAGCGCGGGCCGAGAGCTGCGAAGATCTCTGGTATGCCCGCAACGAAATCTACAAGGCGCAGGGCTACTGCTTCCGAACCCGCCGCGGCATCGAGGCCTTCGGCAATGCCGGCTGCCAGTACGACAATGCGGAGGACCTGCCGCTGTCGAACAGCCAGCGCCGGACCATCGCGGAAATCCAGCGCGAGGAGCGCGCCCGCCGCTGCCCGCGTTGA